The Saccharolobus shibatae B12 genomic interval GTCATTGGAGTGGTTAAGAGGTTGGAGAACTCCAAGAAGCTCGTAAATGAGAAGAAGATCACAGAATTGCTGGGAATAGAGAACAGAAACGTTAAGGATAATACTGTATTGGAATTAATAGATGAAAAAGTGTGTAGAAAGAGTAATTACCCATATATTTGCATCATAGGTCCCTTCAAGATAGAATACGCGATACAGGTTGAGGACGAGAACGGAAGTAAGGTTATTGAAAAGGTTCCACCTAAATACGCCTATTACGTTATAATGAGGAGACCCTATTTTCCTCCTAGCTTTTTGAGGATAGAAAGTATAAGTGATAAAATGGACTTATCCCCAGTTCTCTCAAGAATAACCGAGAACAATCTATTACCAACTTACATTGAGATCGTGGATAAAAGGAGTAAGAGGATATCAGCTTCCCTCTTCATTTACGCTTATGAAATCGCGTCAAATAACCTGAACGTAATTCACGACGATAAGATGACCTACGCCAACGTTTTCCAGCAATTCCTAACTAGTTAAAAGTTGCAGTAAGAGTTTTAGCTTTCAACTCCTCTACAGCTCTTAACTAGTTAAAAGGGTCTTTATTGGTATTTCACTGAAGTTAATTGAATACACAATACCCAACCCCGGAATTGCGTGTTTTAGGAAATCCTCGTACTCCTCTAATCCTATTCTTCTCAACACGTGACTTTCATTCCTCATTACCACTTTAGTATTGGCTAACTGTAAAACTAGTGGATTCAGATCCTCTGGAACGTGGGTAGCTAACACAACACCCATATTCCTTACTCTACCTAACCTCATTACCCTATTTATCAACCCCTCAACTATGTCCTTTGACACGTTCTCAGAGTCAGTCTGCGGAAAATATTCGTGAGCTTCATCCATGATTATTAACGATAGTTTAGTGTCTTGATGCTTCTTATACAGTTCATCTTTCCAAGCGAAGAAGTCTTCCAATACCTTATATGCAATAGTTGCGACGGCCTCGATTGAAGCAGACTTCTCCATAACCCAGCTCAAGTCAACAACCACGTCATCATTTGGTATCTTATCCGGTCTGAAATCAACTGTTCCTGGGACTGTGAATATTCCATAACTTTCGTAAGCCTTCAATGTCCTAACTATAACGTCTTGCGTTGAGTAGGCTAACTCAAGTTCCTTCATTACACTACGTAACATCTTACCCATGTGGAAAGTTAACGTCTTAGTCTTAGGATCATAGGCAACTTCATCTTTACTAAAATTTGAACTAATGCTAATGCCACTTAGAGTAACACTTATATTACCTATAAGTTTCCCCGGAGTTAGATTGTCCCTTAACATGGATGCGATCTCGTAATCTGTCAATACCCTATTGATCTTGTCCTTTAGTGAGTACCTAATCTTATCCAGCAATTCGTCAATAATGGCTTCCCAGTACATGGAGGCTCTCGCAGTGAAGTAAGGGGTTATCTTATTGAAGTTCCTTAGATTATCGTAAAAGTTTATGGAATAGGGAACTACGAACACATCGTGATTGTTACACTTGACGAAAGCTCCGTAACCGTTTACTACATTAATGGTGTTAGGATCACATCCATACCAGTTGGCGAAATCCTCAACGTGGTCTTGAATTGAAACCTTACTATTGGGTTCTTCAACGACTGGCATTAAAACGGAGAAGTCTTTCCTACCCTTTAGGAAATTAACGAAGTCCCCTTGCCTATCGAAGATCAAAGTACTCTTATCAATGTCTTGGCTGGAAATTATCGTCTTAAGTAAAGTGGTCTTACCGGATCCAGTTGTACCTAAAATTAAGGTGTGATGTCTTAAGGCGTATTGGTCAAGTCTAACCTCAGCCTCAATCTCCTCTCCCCCAGAAAATATTTTTCCAATCACTATACCGTTTTCTGGAATCCTCAAAATTCTCTCAATTAAATTAGGGTTTGGGATGAACACTGGACTTTGAGGGTCGATGGGTGAAACAGCTGGCCTAATCTTATCTCCCTCCATTTCCGCAATTGGTCTCAAGGCTATGTAAGTGGTTGTAACAATGGTAGAGGGATCCCTAGGGTAAGTTAATTCTCTTATTCCCAGTCTAGCTAAGGCGTCAGCTCTACTAATGGAGTAAACTTGCCCAAGCATTATGATTGGTTTTATGATACTCCTTATCGCTAGGTATTGACCCCTCTTTATATCGCTGTTCTGATAATTATCGAAAAGTATGTCAACTCCTACTAACTCGTTCTCGTTAACGGTAACTGTCTCATACCTAGTTACCCTTCCAATTATTGTTCCGTATTTACTTGCCTCATTCTCGGCATCATCGAGCTTTTTCCTTAGTTCATCAATAACGTTTTCTAAATCCCTTTCCTCTGATGACATAAATATAAGGTTGAAGAATAGAAATTAAAATTTTACTCGAGTTAAAAACGCTTTACCTTCTCGTCATGGGTGTATCAAAGTAGGAACCATAGCTTACAAGAAGGTATTTGAAAATCTCGTAATAGTCCTTTCTAATCCAATACCTAAAGAAGTTCATAACGTTATCCTCAATCTCAACCTCAACGTTATTCCTCAAAACGTAAATGTCAAAAGTTGATAGGCTAACACTTTTAATTACCTCAACTATGCCTTGACTAACTAACCTCTTCAGTGTTTCCTTAAGGTTTAGGGAATAGGGACCAAAAATACTTGGCGTGAAGTCTAGGTTTAACTCAACTCCTAGCTCCTTTTCTAGTAAGAACATTATGAACTGTATTTCATTTAGCGTAAGTTTAGCCTCATCCTCCCAACTAGCTTTCAGCAAGGCTAATAGGTACTTTTCACTCTCTTCCATGGTATTTTATAGGGTTTAATAATACACAGTTTACCGATAGTGATTAAAAATATAGGGTAAAGTGTATTTTAGAAATAAAATGGATTTTCTTCAGAATTATAAGATCTTTATAGAATGGCATAATACTGGAGTTGTTATACACTATAGCTTACAACTGAAAGCCTCACCCTTTACGGTAGACCCAAAATCATTTCCCGTAATATTAGCAATGTAAAGCCTAGTTTTGCTGATAATAACACATAAGGCAGGATACAAAGTTATAGAAGTATTAAAAAGGATACCCACACCACCTCCAGTACCTCCTCCCTAACTTCCTTTAGCCACCTCCAATAGTACTCTTCCTAACACTTTTATTGAATCCAATAAATCTTTAACGTAAACGAACTCATCTGTAGCATGTGCTAACTCAATTCTTCCTGGACCGTAATTAATACTCTTTATTCCCTCACTTACAGTAAACCTAATATCGAAAGTCCCTGCAGATAAAACAACATTGGGATCAACTCCCCTAACCTCCTTTATACTCTTCCTCAGAGCTTCTATTAGCCTCTTATCCTCACTTACTACGGTATCGACAGCGTAAAACTCATCGTAATCAAACTTAACGCCAGTCTCACTACTCACATTCCTTAATACACGTAAAATGCTCTCCCTAACCTCATCAATTCTCTCTTCTGGGATCAATCTCCTAACTATGCTGAACTCACAGTAATCGGCTACAGTGTTAACCCAAGTACCACACTTAACGGTACCTACCAATATTGACGGCTTCTTACCAGCCTCTGGTGTAATGTTGTACTTTGAGGTAATGTTGGGTAAGGAAGCGTAAAGCCTTTCAATCATAATTGCTGAAGCCTTGACTGCGTCAATTCCCAACTGAGGAAAACCTCCATGGCTCTTCTTCCCATATACCTTAACCACAGCCCAGATTGCACCCCTATGACCATTACAAATGTTATCTGGTCCAGTGGGTTCCGTGAATATTACGTAATCTGCGTTTTTCTTGTAAATTTCCCTTAAGCAATAGGTACCAGCATTTTTATTCCCCACAGTCTCTTCATCTGGGACAAACGTCTGTATAATTTTCACATTAGGGGATAATAGTTTAGCCCTC includes:
- a CDS encoding conjugal transfer protein, with protein sequence MEESEKYLLALLKASWEDEAKLTLNEIQFIMFLLEKELGVELNLDFTPSIFGPYSLNLKETLKRLVSQGIVEVIKSVSLSTFDIYVLRNNVEVEIEDNVMNFFRYWIRKDYYEIFKYLLVSYGSYFDTPMTRR
- a CDS encoding ATP-binding protein, translating into MSSEERDLENVIDELRKKLDDAENEASKYGTIIGRVTRYETVTVNENELVGVDILFDNYQNSDIKRGQYLAIRSIIKPIIMLGQVYSISRADALARLGIRELTYPRDPSTIVTTTYIALRPIAEMEGDKIRPAVSPIDPQSPVFIPNPNLIERILRIPENGIVIGKIFSGGEEIEAEVRLDQYALRHHTLILGTTGSGKTTLLKTIISSQDIDKSTLIFDRQGDFVNFLKGRKDFSVLMPVVEEPNSKVSIQDHVEDFANWYGCDPNTINVVNGYGAFVKCNNHDVFVVPYSINFYDNLRNFNKITPYFTARASMYWEAIIDELLDKIRYSLKDKINRVLTDYEIASMLRDNLTPGKLIGNISVTLSGISISSNFSKDEVAYDPKTKTLTFHMGKMLRSVMKELELAYSTQDVIVRTLKAYESYGIFTVPGTVDFRPDKIPNDDVVVDLSWVMEKSASIEAVATIAYKVLEDFFAWKDELYKKHQDTKLSLIIMDEAHEYFPQTDSENVSKDIVEGLINRVMRLGRVRNMGVVLATHVPEDLNPLVLQLANTKVVMRNESHVLRRIGLEEYEDFLKHAIPGLGIVYSINFSEIPIKTLLTS
- a CDS encoding M20 family metallopeptidase — protein: MILDEIVEASKDEIVEFLKQLIRIPTENPPGLNYDKIVSMLRDKLEEFGYKTEIIEGDKELVRFGSGNRPNLIGYLGNGNVRIAFNGHYDVVPAGEGWSVNPYEGIEKDGKVYGRGASDMKSGIVAQIYAVEMLKRAKLLSPNVKIIQTFVPDEETVGNKNAGTYCLREIYKKNADYVIFTEPTGPDNICNGHRGAIWAVVKVYGKKSHGGFPQLGIDAVKASAIMIERLYASLPNITSKYNITPEAGKKPSILVGTVKCGTWVNTVADYCEFSIVRRLIPEERIDEVRESILRVLRNVSSETGVKFDYDEFYAVDTVVSEDKRLIEALRKSIKEVRGVDPNVVLSAGTFDIRFTVSEGIKSINYGPGRIELAHATDEFVYVKDLLDSIKVLGRVLLEVAKGS